The Montipora foliosa isolate CH-2021 unplaced genomic scaffold, ASM3666993v2 scaffold_430, whole genome shotgun sequence nucleotide sequence gtataaatacacaggtgattatttcaaaaaagagaaaataaaaaacatttcaacgcgaaatcatcttcccttacagtggcaaaacgactactggcagccattttgtccgtcgaggtgattatcggctggtaatccgagatagcgagccaatgagagcacgcgattttgtgtaatcacctgtgtatttatgctAATTCCCGTTATTGCCCAACATAAAATCTTGGTAGCTTTTCCATTCGTCTTCCGAGCTTACCGTGAAAAATCTGCCGCTAGGAAAGTCTGGTGGATTGGGCTTTTTATGCTTCACACCAATCGAAAAAACAAGTTTATCGATGACACACTCACGCGCTTTGTCTTGAAACCCTTCGTAGCCGTCAAGAACGTAACACAACGCCTCTTAAAATCTGAAAAGCTTCCTTTACTTATTGTCATATAAGTTGACCACTTTTCGGCTGAAGAAACTGGAAGAAAAATCGCTCGCGCGGTCGTTGTCTGCGTTGTCATGATCAGTCAGATCGGTCTGCATGCCAGGTGCTTATAGTTTGGTGGCTTAACGCaaaatttaattataattaGGCTCGTTCGTGACAAGAGTgatgaaagcatgaaatttgGCACACAATTTGCTTACACCCTTCCAAATGATATTAGAAGGGAAGCCCATGTCAATCTGCCCACGCTTCCTTTTTAAAGAGATTTTACTATTCAAGATTTGGGATTCCTGTGGTATCGTCTATTAGTCAGCGTGGCGGGCATGAGAATTGAATAGTGAAGTAACACCTGTCCTGGAGCACATTGCGACTCATCCCTGCCAGCAGCTGGGTGTCTCGTCAGAGAATTTCCAGAAGTTAGGGAGATTTAGGATCATAATACTGACAAATCAAGTCCCCTGGTCTCTGTGGACGCCACCATGCTTCATGCTATTCTCGAATTGAAGCGAAACAGAGACTTAAACATTATTCCTCCAACGCAGTTAGATATTTGGGAAAATAATGTGATGATGACGTTTCAGTTGGGTAGAGATATACttgcaaaattaataaaaagtaAGTAAACACTTTGTTATCGAAAGCCGTTTTTctcaaagtaaaataaaaacgaactaTAGTTTTCTCTCTAAACAATTTCAACTTAATTTCAGGATGCAATTCTGCAGCATGCTCAAAGGGCAGTATACCAGGCAGGGATTTGGACATCATTAAAACACGCGGTGCAGGATGTTCCTTCTGCCACAGATTTTTCATGGGTTGAAGGAGAGAACAATCATGATCAGTGGAAACCAGTTTGGATGACCATTACGTGCACGCCATTGTGTAAATGTGACTGCCCAGAGCGAAATCTTACAGCGACGCGACGGGCGTTTGTGACGGTTTTTGCAACGAGCATAAGCATTCCTAGTATGATCAGATTGGTTATACTAGAAGACGCGGTCATTTCTCAGGCTTTTctgcttttatttattttgcctTTGTTATTGGTCAAGCGAAGACTGGATATCACTACCCGCGTGGCTTTGTCAACGCTTTTTTAAAATCCAATCTTAAATAAAATAGGAAAGTACATAAACAAGTGATCAAATCAAGATAAAAATCCAACATTTGCCTTAAATAGTGGTAAAATAACTCCGTTGAAAATCGTACCACAGTTATCCCAAAATATTGAATTTGGTCAAAAACTAAAATCTCCTTAAAACGCAAGCGTGAGCAGATTTACATGGGCCTAACCCCTTTTAATATCATTTGTTAGGGTATAAGCAAGTTGTGTGTCAAATTTCACGCTTTTATCACTCTTGTTACAATCAGGCCATTGAGACACCTGACTATTGTGCCGGATGTCACTGATGTCACGGCATGTGCAGAATTATAATGTCCACGAACCATACGTTCAGCGGTCATCATAGTCATGAAATCAACCACGTCTCCACTGACAACAACAACTATCTTCATTATAGGACTAGCTCCGTGagtgggcaagatgaaccaaatcccgcgctgtgattggctacccgagagTGCAAGACGGAGCtgtcttgcccgctcgggatttctcccttggtcccgcaagatcaaagatcattttttggtgttttatcccatttAATAAATGCtctattgaccaagcttgttcggtcaagattgttggatattggcctcattctttttttgcgtgttctGTTTGcgtgacttcgtctcggtccataaacacgcaaaaaaagaacttggccaatatccagccatcttgacggAACCgacttggtcaataacccatatttattATTACAACCTTTTTCTACCATTAGCtttaaatttttaaaggaattttAGAGCTATAAAAGGGGAGACGATCCGCGAAATGCTAAACTTTGCTAAAGCATTTTCAAGTTAGCCCCTACAAGCTAAGGAAACTGAGGTAGTTATGCAAATTGAAGcgactacaaaaaaaaaaacaaaaaaaacagtaacGACAGATACACACATTTAAAAACCAAGACAAAAATAAGCAGAAATAAAGGCAGACATTGAcataattttccttttcttttcgaCTGAGGTTAAATTTTCaggtaaactttattttaaataATAAGAACCGGTCTAATTTCATACTTTTTGGGATATGTAATacctgaaatttaaaaaaagtgatATACCGAATACCCATATTTAAGCTGAAATATACCTTAAAAACCCCTGTACACCGTATACCCCAAAACCCTGGCCGACCCTGAATACCAGCTGTGTGCCACGAAGTGTTTCGGATTATTAATAGTTTTAAACTTCTCTGGAAGTTGCATGAAGGCTTCGCACAACACGGTAGATGTCTTTAAAAGTTACcttaatttaaatttcaagTTTCACTTATGAGCATTTTCTTCAGGGATTGACTGCAAGACAAGAAACGAAGAATGAATTAAATGTTTGAAGTAAATAATTTGCCGGCACTTACCTTTGCAGACTGTGTACCAAGTCCGAGTTtcctttttcatttaaaaagaagGAGACCTACAAACCATAGTGCTTTGCAGTCATTTCCCATTCGAATCTACGATAATCTTGGAAACAGACCTTTGTTTTCAAACAGTGAAAGGTTACTAGTCAAAATAATGGCCTCGGAGAAGGATGTTATGAACAAGAGTCAAATTATTAACAATAACAATCAAATGGTATCGAATCTACTGCTAATGGAACCGTTATGAAGTTTCCAGAAGAACCcagaggtttcaataaaatgtgaaGTTGTCGGCTGGTTTGAGTGGAGTACACGATTTTTCTGGCCGACGCTTTTCGTCGAGTGTCGGCACTTAAAAttagcgacggcaacgagaacgtcatctcaaaatatatatTCACGTTAATGGAATCACTTCGTGAccatttcaacctttttaatctGACAAGGATGTGGTAGCTCCTCAAAAAATACCACTAGttggaacggcgcttaatttaggagaaaaaataaaattttatcctcaagtgctgacgttcagttcataaaacctcaaagttggctatttcacgttgttgtttggcGGACGgcagcaaagaaatggacaaaagtgaagaATGCGATGGccacgaaaacgtcacttcaaaatataattaacaataaaattagagtTTCTCCTCTTTTCAAACAagtaaacatattctgtccttagatacagttagggtaatcatatgaagacgaaatttggcgaagtacccatcatagatttctcacatcacattttcctcaaaataacgttaccatggcaacgatataaggcatttctttgaggcttaaaatcaagatatattgtctttttttgaaaaaacgggacggCAAAATGTTCCcgttcagcgttaccagataacgTTCGAAAAAATCTCTAaagtatttaaaattcaacaaaatctgtaggttaGTCTTTcacaaaaatcagtttttttaaaatttgtctgtaatttttttttcaccaacagaatttttttaaacttgaaagacaaacgttttaaattatcctaagctaacatgcaaaaaatgaagaacattcaccatccggaagcagagatataagcgagtaaagttgtaaaatcaggaaaaatgagggcgTCACCCGcccattcgagtgcacgcgctagtggagctacaggccaacccAAACGGATTTAATTAAGGGATCATTAATCCGTTTGTGTACAATCTTCGTAGTTTTCGTTAGTAGCAGTTgtctatttttatttaaagaacTAATAATACTTTTGCTTTGTGGCATTGTCgtttgccgtagccgtcgtctttgcttaaactacTGAGAACCGATTTCTCTTTCGCCTTCTACATCGATTTAAAATTTCATGTTTACCCACCGTTGCAAATTCTGCTGTATGCATATTCCACTAGCCTTCCAATCAAATTTCGTCTTGAGAAGAATTCAGAGGGACTGGAGAATGTCCCACAAACTCTGGTCAGGATCTAATACTAGCTGCTTGCCCGCAACAAAGTGTTTCAAaatttggattcgctctgacgaagggctaacgctcgaaacgtcagcttttagaatctctgtacggtggccaatttacattatcaactccgttgataaaaccaaatttttgtatactacttccccaccgacgcagcaccacagtttctttagaaactaccccttcattcatttgtttcaaaatttatcGCCCTTTAAAGTCTCTGGACGTCGCTTGAATGCACTGACAACTCTTCAGAgataaaacattcattaaaatGACTTGTACACATGACACATAAATGTAGTTTCATGCGGTGAAACGTAAACATGCGAATAATGAATGATCACATATTAGGCCGTCCACTTTTTCCACCCATATATTTTTGAAAGttcaaaaagaaattaaaatgaaaaggaTAGGATGATAAGGTCTTAATCTAATAAATGAACATTGGTTTTGCCTGTgcagattttcattttcaacgtCAACCCCAGAGTAAACGAGACACCTTTCCACAGGTGAGGCTCTTTGTACGCAtggaaaaaaatgtgttaaCGTTAACTCTCCGAGGCTCTACTCGTTTCTGTGCCCTGCCGCTGGGTGCTTTTTGCAGCTTTTTAGATCGCTTctcattttgttgtttgttttttcactCCAACctaatttctttgttttaaagAATGGAACAGCTGCAAAGCATCTCGGTTTTTCGTATGAACAAAAGATTACGTTGGGTTTACAATCTATATATTGATATTTAATAACCTGCTGAGATAgtaatataataaaatattttaaaactcgACCAATTTTAATCGTTTGTTCGACGAGTaaaatagaaatttaggaaTTTACTTGTtggcaaaaaagtgaaaaatcaaATAAGggagcaaacaaacaaaatctaGAGCTAACGACTGCTATAATATTAAATTCAATTTTCGGATATCATTATTAATTCGTTCTTTTTTCTCTGAgatccaaaaaaataaataagttaacAACCTAAgcaaataacgtgacatagtaATTCTCATAACCACCACACAGTTCGTTTCACAGAACGAGATAGCTCAGTGCCTCTGTTCTGAACTATGGGAACTTTCCAGCTGCAGTTTCATTCTGGAAACATTGTTGATTTACTAATATTGCTTCCCCGGGGACAAATAATTTTCGTACGGTTTGCACTCATTCATTACGCAGTTTGAACTTTAGAAGCGACGTCTTTATCGGGATCAGGAACGCCTCGAAACATAAAATCAGTAAAGAgctttccaggtgatctggtgacgtaattcggaggactggggagaaacattttaacgccgtatcccacaaccgcgcgcggccttattttcgaattcaacatggcagaggcgaggttaggtcttgtcgggtctacttgaatgttcattcagtaacaggaaatgtagtatacacgtaatgatctgttgagttttggcgatggcaatactgcagggagtttggaaacaacacctaaggccgcgcgcggttgtgggatacggcgttaaaattcttCTTCCCAGTCcaccaaattacgtcaccagatcacctggttagcATTACGTCTACGGGAAACGCGACCGGCAAAATTGACCACGTGACAATGATTTTCCCGCAATTTTTTACGTTTGCGGGATGCGTGGagttttcttctcgttttttctGCATAACAAGTTGCTTGTGGAAAAAAAGACCCCCAAAACCATAGTCTGGTAAgtcaaacaatgaaaaattagATTTCGTGGTAGTAGCCTGACTGACTCCTTACCTCATGATTTTTTCATAAACTCAAGTTGACTCATAAAACAACTTCATCGAAACTCGCAAAATTTGACAGAAaggatttttattttacattttatcattttttattttcattttttacatagtctttttctacaaacaatgtttaaaaagactccgacattttgtttttgtttttgttttttgttaacgAAATACTCGAGATTAACAGAGTCCAATTCCAGAGTCCAATTCCAAGTTGCTGCGGATCACGCAGCTTAAGTCACTAGCTGCACtccattttacgtgaaacgtgaagcGGAAAGTCGACGTatgccgtttcacgtaaacgggATGTTAAAAGTTGTGCCTCACGTGTGCACGAACACGCAGTTTTAAAAACACATGCGACACACATTCAAGTATACTTCTTAATTCGCCCTAATTTACAATGGTAATGAAGTCtcattcggtctgtaatcatacgagtcaTGAACAAAATCCGCGGGTGTCCGTTTTGTTCAATCatgagtatgattacagaccgaattagACAACATgaagtcctcttaccaatttatcataaccattacaatttccgaaaaaacaaatgcattcctttttcactgtctaatgttacaaattcgtccattttggaaaaatccccagtttggcaGGGTAAGTTGTTGTTGCTATGTCTATGGTTATtatgataaattctgtgattggtgggttaagctgagtgcacttattATGATTAGCTGATGTAAATGTCCGATTACAGGTGTCTGATTTCAGCCAACTGTCAAGTTAGTGTCCGATTACAACCCTAcaaataattagtgaaaaataaagcagttaatgcaccaatcaaatttgagaaaattgtaatggttatgattaaaaCCACAAACGGATCATCTGTCTGGAACAAACTTGGAGAATTAAGCCATAGatgacgttttccgtgtttccatagcctcctctaaacacgagggggagttgggagaattctcccaacttcccgagtgtttagatgaggctatggaaacacgggaaaaaaagtcctctactgcttatataaaatatttctcaaagataattcgacaaatgaaggtaaaaaatgaaggaaaattcttgattatAACAGATTTTCtggatacacgctcatatttcctaccagccaatcaaaattcgtgatgtcacagccgtgtctccatactctcatctaaacacagctattgaccaatgagagtgcgcgtactatcctaattattttataacacACTGAGGTAGACCTTGAATGTAAACTCGGGTACTGaatgaaataaaacagtttatGATTAATTTTCTTCGTCGGTACTGATCGGGAATATTCGGGGAAGACCGGTAATCCGAAGGTCTTAGGCTCGACTCCCGCAAAGGAGCActtggattttttccgagtaacCCCGAGTCGCCATGGGAAAAAAATAATCTCTTTACTAAACGGTATTGGTATACCGTTCTTTGTGCAAGAGCTTTATTTTTGCCTCCATATATGTACCTTGCAATCAATGATAACAAACTATTGCTAGTGTTAGGGAAGAGCCATCGCATGCTAATTAGACAAAACGTAAACGGCGATTTCCCTATAGATAGGACTTGATTTTGATTACCACGGAGAAGAATCGTGCGAATACAAGAGTCTTGAAAGCTTTCACGAGCATGAGCAGCAGAGGTCtagtgatgacgtcacagaTGAAAAACTGGTTGAGTCACAAAGTGGCTGTGGTGATGACGTCATCGCGTTTTTAATTAAATACCTGGGGCCTGTtcctcaaaagtcccgaaaactttacGGGAccgaaaagtcatttgtgaGACTGCCAacagcttgttttggaaagccaatcttttaacatgttttcaaggtaacaaaaaggaaaaatagctgtgaagtttgacgaattaaatgctttCCGTTCATGAgttacaaaggaaattgtgacacccgaaaatggcctgtaacgtttcgggactttcgagaaacggccccctggggcccgtttctcaaaagtcccgaaaacttttcgggaccgaaaagtcatttgtgaGACTGCCAacagcttgttttggaaagccgatcttttaacatgtttttttaggtaacgaaaagaaaaaagactgTGAAGTGTGACGACTTAAATTTTCCTCCgttcttgaaaaacaaacggaattgtgacacccgaaaacgaaagtttcgggactttcgacgGAAACGGGCCCTTGGGccttttgatgagggaggaaaaccagaatacccggagaaaaaccctcggagtcagattgagatcaacGAAAACTAAGCCCACATGTGATTCGAGGCcaggggattttttttttttttgtattttactgatatttattgatttccagTTTTACATACAATTTTACTACACACTACTCTCACTTACTACCCTACTACACTCACTTACACTCACTACACTCACATACACACTACACATACACCTCTTCATcatttttttacattgtaaacaattttttcccgCATATACGTACAGCAGTGGTACCACTGCACATTATTGTACTTTGTATTTGCCCCATTTTATATTGTGAGCTGACATTTTATTATTAGATTTGGCTATAATTGTTTCAAGTTggtaaatcattttaattttggagTCTAACACTCTAATTGAAggtaaaaaacgtttttgttcgAGGCCAGGGTTGAAAATATTTTCCTTCTTCGCTATCAAAAGTGAAAGAGAGGTTTACTCTTTCCGGTTAGACGTAGGTTTCTCTCTCCCAGAAAGTGGATTTACTCCGAGTTGTACGCACCAAATCACCGAGACACTTGCGAAACTGATTGGTCAATAACATATAAAGCCACGGATTAATGGCGCTATTAGCGTGTCCACACCAAAAGAGAATCGACATCATGAATCGGGGTGACGAAGAATGAAGCTCTTCGTTAAAGGCCAAAATGAGGTGATAGGTGTTCGCAGGGAGCCAGCAAACTGCAAAAGCAGCGGTCACTATCACGAGCGTGCGCACAATCTTCTTCTTCACTTCATGTCGCCGTTTTTGAACATCTCGTAACGATTTTTCCCCAGGTAACTTTTGAAGCCACAGGTTGCAACAAACTAAGCAGTACAGTATTGATATTGTTAGCAAGGGAATCAAATATGTGGTAAGAAATAGGTACGTGTAAAATCCAGTAACACCCTTCTGAAAATCACCAAACACTTCTTCAAACATGGGTTCGCAATATGATCCTACCCCGTCGTGTTCCCTTACCGTCCATAAAACTCCCGCTGGGATCATGAGAATCACTGAAGACATCCAAATCAAAGAAGTAAGTACTTTTACCTGACGAAATGAGGGAAAACGGCTCATTGGGAAGACAACCGCAAGAAAACGATCCAACGCCATCAACGTGAGACTAAAGATGGACGCGGTTATGCTAACATGGAAAACAGCGTATACAGCTTTGCATGTGATTTGACCGAGAACACCAGGAAGCCATTTGGAATCCGTGTAAGGCATTGCTAAGGTGGCAGGCAAGACGGTCAATGTTATTATTAGATCCGCGATCGCCATATTTACAAATAAGAAGCTGGTCAGTCTCCTCGTTTCCTGTCGCCTCGTAACGATGAAAATGAGAAGAGAATTTCCTGCCAGAGCGCAGATCACGGTTATGGAGTATAACACAGTCATTGCTGTTATCTGTGTGTCGGTGAGCCATAATGGATAGTCACTGTCAGCTGTGGAATTTCCTGTTTAAGTAACATAAATTCACACAGTCAAATTAATGGTACGTTAAAAGCGTGTTTATTTCAGCGGACGCAAGCTTAGGAAACGTCCGTCGCCCGCCGTCTTGAATTCTTGAAA carries:
- the LOC137988829 gene encoding prolactin-releasing peptide receptor-like isoform X2, which gives rise to MTVLYSITVICALAGNSLLIFIVTRRQETRRLTSFLFVNMAIADLIITLTVLPATLAMPYTDSKWLPGVLGQITCKAVYAVFHVSITASIFSLTLMALDRFLAVVFPMSRFPSFRQVKVLTSLIWMSSVILMIPAGVLWTVREHDGVGSYCEPMFEEVFGDFQKGVTGFYTYLFLTTYLIPLLTISILYCLVCCNLWLQKLPGEKSLRDVQKRRHEVKKKIVRTLVIVTAAFAVCWLPANTYHLILAFNEELHSSSPRFMMSILFWCGHANSAINPWLYMLLTNQFRKCLGDLVRTTRSKSTFWERETYV
- the LOC137988829 gene encoding prolactin-releasing peptide receptor-like isoform X1, producing MNGSYGNSTADSDYPLWLTDTQITAMTVLYSITVICALAGNSLLIFIVTRRQETRRLTSFLFVNMAIADLIITLTVLPATLAMPYTDSKWLPGVLGQITCKAVYAVFHVSITASIFSLTLMALDRFLAVVFPMSRFPSFRQVKVLTSLIWMSSVILMIPAGVLWTVREHDGVGSYCEPMFEEVFGDFQKGVTGFYTYLFLTTYLIPLLTISILYCLVCCNLWLQKLPGEKSLRDVQKRRHEVKKKIVRTLVIVTAAFAVCWLPANTYHLILAFNEELHSSSPRFMMSILFWCGHANSAINPWLYMLLTNQFRKCLGDLVRTTRSKSTFWERETYV